In Agarivorans gilvus, one genomic interval encodes:
- a CDS encoding putative bifunctional diguanylate cyclase/phosphodiesterase codes for MQVVGSKKSLWLSVVKYLTLLVVAYCWSLGVNAYVVNASEYQWLEKHPRIRVAVVADRMPLEAVDASGAPIGYAIETLEQLALQTRITLDYHIYATVSEAIVALQNKQVDMLSSATTHHRLTPFVNYSLASRVQPLALYYSLDHARYTNMQQLQGKQVAVVAGSSAHERLLADYPNVTALSFPQLAEAMAAVNQQQAVAFLAGSDETAAVLRAQPLWHFQPAFQLAEGVEHQFAIREDWQPLVDLLNRGLVSIDAERSQQRYSRWQSYAANGPSYFISSWWLMMVVLLVAIAGSAAVLVKNKFAKAKAHSQQLREQLEYWKNHDPVTGLPNRRHITRMLSSWLDDAIPLSVLMFDFPRQNEVFENFGQRLGEVTKEAYAKRVQKGLSSRYPEAQLAYWYHHYFVVVVPNINNNKDVVDIAKQIVQCCRGWLRLEQLQLLTRCHVGYCSYHPQREALHSDTLLANTFTALNHAVKTGVNICRYSPELSQAGLVKLTLESKLRKAIGNNELELFFQPQFCLQSNKIVGAEVLLRWFTKDGAISPEEFVPVAEETGLVLQLDKWVFQSAMRFLARHASQLPKDFKLAVNFSATTVSLGHAEKIAIAYARQWQVNPQRVCIEITESAMMEQPAEAKASIQRLRDAGFGIAIDDFGTGYSSMAYLKHLPVTVLKIDRAFVSGMEDNLSDQHIVKAMVMIARSMKYQVLIEGIETQSQANLASVMGCEQAQGFFFSRPLPQEDFVNSHLLKPPAKEKLRLVVS; via the coding sequence ATGCAAGTTGTCGGGAGCAAAAAGAGTTTGTGGTTAAGCGTCGTTAAATATTTAACGTTGCTAGTGGTTGCGTATTGCTGGTCGCTAGGCGTAAATGCCTATGTGGTTAATGCAAGCGAATATCAATGGCTAGAGAAACACCCTCGTATTCGAGTGGCGGTGGTGGCCGACCGCATGCCTTTGGAAGCTGTTGACGCCAGCGGCGCGCCCATCGGTTATGCCATTGAGACTCTAGAACAACTGGCACTGCAAACCCGTATTACTCTTGATTATCACATCTACGCCACAGTTTCCGAGGCAATAGTAGCGCTGCAAAATAAGCAAGTTGATATGTTGAGCAGCGCCACCACCCATCATAGATTAACTCCCTTTGTTAATTACAGCTTGGCTAGTAGAGTACAGCCACTGGCCCTGTATTACTCTTTAGATCATGCTCGCTACACAAACATGCAACAATTGCAGGGCAAGCAGGTGGCCGTTGTTGCAGGCAGTAGCGCGCATGAACGTTTACTGGCTGACTACCCTAACGTCACCGCCTTGAGCTTTCCTCAATTAGCCGAGGCCATGGCTGCGGTTAATCAGCAACAAGCCGTTGCTTTTCTTGCGGGGAGTGATGAGACAGCCGCGGTATTAAGAGCGCAACCCTTGTGGCATTTTCAACCCGCCTTCCAGTTAGCTGAAGGTGTCGAGCATCAGTTTGCTATTCGTGAAGATTGGCAACCCTTAGTGGACCTATTGAACCGCGGTTTAGTTTCTATTGACGCAGAGCGTAGCCAACAGCGTTATAGTCGTTGGCAAAGCTATGCGGCGAATGGGCCATCTTATTTTATTTCGTCTTGGTGGTTAATGATGGTGGTATTGCTGGTGGCGATTGCCGGCTCGGCTGCTGTGTTAGTAAAAAACAAATTTGCTAAAGCCAAAGCCCACTCTCAGCAATTACGTGAACAACTAGAATATTGGAAAAATCATGACCCGGTAACTGGCTTGCCCAATCGCCGTCATATCACGCGTATGCTCAGCAGTTGGTTAGATGATGCAATACCGCTATCGGTGTTAATGTTTGACTTCCCTAGGCAGAATGAGGTTTTTGAAAACTTTGGTCAGCGCTTGGGCGAAGTGACGAAAGAAGCCTATGCCAAACGAGTGCAAAAAGGCTTGAGCAGTCGTTATCCCGAAGCCCAACTGGCTTATTGGTACCACCATTATTTCGTGGTGGTCGTGCCCAATATTAATAACAATAAAGACGTGGTGGACATTGCCAAGCAAATTGTTCAGTGCTGCCGTGGTTGGTTACGTTTGGAGCAGTTACAATTATTAACTCGCTGCCATGTAGGCTATTGCTCTTATCATCCTCAGCGTGAAGCTCTCCACAGCGATACCTTATTGGCGAATACCTTTACTGCGCTTAATCATGCGGTAAAAACTGGGGTGAACATTTGCCGTTATAGTCCCGAGCTGAGTCAGGCTGGTTTAGTGAAACTGACCCTTGAATCTAAGTTGCGTAAGGCGATTGGCAATAATGAATTAGAGCTGTTCTTCCAGCCGCAGTTTTGCCTGCAAAGCAACAAAATTGTGGGGGCAGAGGTACTGCTACGTTGGTTCACCAAAGACGGAGCGATTTCTCCTGAAGAGTTTGTGCCGGTAGCCGAAGAAACCGGTTTGGTGCTGCAGTTAGACAAATGGGTGTTTCAAAGCGCCATGCGCTTTTTAGCTCGCCATGCCAGCCAGTTGCCCAAAGATTTTAAATTGGCGGTAAACTTCTCTGCGACGACGGTTTCCTTAGGGCATGCAGAAAAAATTGCCATTGCTTATGCTCGCCAGTGGCAAGTGAACCCGCAGCGGGTATGTATTGAGATTACCGAGTCGGCAATGATGGAACAGCCAGCAGAGGCTAAAGCCAGTATTCAGCGTTTACGCGATGCCGGCTTTGGCATCGCCATTGATGACTTTGGTACCGGATATTCATCCATGGCCTACTTAAAGCACCTTCCTGTCACAGTGCTTAAAATTGACCGTGCATTTGTCAGTGGCATGGAAGATAACCTGTCAGACCAACACATTGTTAAAGCGATGGTAATGATCGCCCGCAGTATGAAGTACCAAGTGCTTATTGAAGGCATTGAAACACAGTCTCAGGCCAACCTTGCCTCGGTTATGGGCTGCGAGCAAGCGCAGGGCTTTTTCTTCTCACGGCCCTTACCACAAGAAGATTTTGTGAACAGCCATTTGCTTAAACCGCCGGCAAAAGAGAAGTTACGTTTAGTCGTTAGTTAA
- a CDS encoding EAL and HDOD domain-containing protein, with the protein MNVYTARQAILDRRQRVVAYELLFRDGPENVYPDVDPHEATSKLIIRTQLNEGIHAVTQGKPALINFPEQSLYSDMVHLLPNKQVVIEILEDTVPSEKLYQRCQSLFHRGYRLAFDDFVYKPEWQAYLKFIRLIKVDIQRTPFEQLAPLFEALKQRKNIKLLAEKIETQEEYQQAKELGFNFFQGFYFCKPEMQKVKDIDASYLMISRLFYAATREDVNVNEVVRYFERDTALTYKLLRFVNSGNLPTVDDISSIKQAVVYIGNQQLRKLVALLASAITVSHKPRELVRMSVHRARFCELVALRTSPAMKETAFLCGLFSLLDAILDKPLEPLLYSLPLEQEIRDALCSEQPSMLRSILQTIESYEQGHWYNTERLAEQLRMDYTQVEQLNLQALLWSEQYQSLLV; encoded by the coding sequence ATGAATGTTTATACTGCACGGCAGGCGATCTTAGATCGTCGTCAGCGGGTAGTGGCCTATGAGCTGCTATTTAGAGATGGGCCTGAAAATGTCTACCCCGATGTTGACCCTCATGAGGCCACATCCAAACTTATTATTCGCACTCAATTAAATGAAGGCATTCACGCGGTTACTCAGGGCAAGCCTGCGCTAATCAATTTCCCAGAACAAAGTTTATATTCTGATATGGTACATTTGCTGCCCAATAAGCAGGTAGTGATAGAAATATTAGAAGATACTGTGCCTAGTGAAAAACTCTATCAACGATGCCAGTCGCTGTTTCATAGAGGTTATCGTTTAGCCTTTGATGATTTTGTGTATAAGCCCGAGTGGCAAGCCTACTTAAAGTTTATTCGCCTGATTAAGGTAGACATACAACGGACTCCATTTGAACAGCTCGCCCCGCTATTTGAAGCGCTTAAGCAGCGTAAAAATATTAAATTGTTAGCAGAGAAGATTGAAACTCAAGAAGAGTACCAGCAGGCAAAAGAGTTAGGCTTTAATTTTTTCCAAGGTTTTTACTTCTGTAAGCCAGAAATGCAAAAGGTAAAGGATATAGACGCCAGTTACTTGATGATTTCTCGGCTGTTTTACGCGGCCACTCGGGAAGATGTTAATGTGAACGAGGTGGTAAGGTACTTTGAGCGAGATACGGCATTGACTTATAAACTGCTGCGTTTCGTGAATTCAGGCAACTTGCCGACAGTTGACGATATTAGCTCGATTAAGCAGGCGGTAGTGTATATCGGTAATCAGCAGTTACGTAAGTTAGTTGCCTTACTCGCCAGTGCGATAACGGTGAGCCATAAGCCACGTGAATTAGTGAGAATGTCGGTTCATCGAGCGCGTTTTTGTGAATTAGTGGCGCTGAGAACATCGCCTGCGATGAAAGAAACGGCTTTTCTTTGTGGTTTGTTTTCTTTGCTCGATGCCATCTTGGACAAACCTCTTGAGCCATTGTTATATAGCCTGCCACTAGAGCAAGAAATTCGCGATGCTTTATGTAGTGAGCAGCCTTCGATGTTACGTTCGATTCTGCAAACGATAGAGTCTTATGAACAGGGGCATTGGTATAATACTGAACGCCTTGCCGAGCAATTGAGGATGGATTATACCCAGGTCGAACAGTTGAATTTGCAGGCCTTACTGTGGAGTGAGCAATATCAGTCATTATTGGTTTAG
- the aroA gene encoding 3-phosphoshikimate 1-carboxyvinyltransferase has translation MEQLTLQPISRINGEINLPGSKSVSNRALLLAALAEGETVLSNLLDSDDIRHMLNALKKLGVDYQLSDDRSRCRVNGLGRAFVLEQAEELFLGNAGTAMRPLCAALCLSQGEFTLTGEPRMEERPIGALVDALRQVGADVSYLKNEGYPPLVIKGTGLQGGKVDIDGSVSSQFLTAFLMAAPYAQQDVEISIIGDLVSKPYIDITLKMMAAFGVEVENHDYQRFVVKGQQVYRGAGEFLVEGDASSASYFLAAGAIKGGEVKVTGVGKKSMQGDVLFADVLAAMGAEIEWGDDYIIARSGELNAVDMDMNHIPDAAMTIATTALFAKGTTAIRNVYNWRVKETDRLAAMATELRKVGATVNEGHDFIEVTPPAQLKHAAIDTYDDHRMAMCFSLVALSDTPVTINDPKCTSKTFPDYFERLQQLSE, from the coding sequence ATGGAACAATTAACTTTACAGCCGATTTCACGCATCAATGGCGAGATTAATTTACCCGGCTCAAAAAGCGTGTCTAATCGAGCCTTGTTGCTAGCCGCTCTAGCAGAAGGTGAAACGGTATTAAGCAACTTATTAGACAGTGACGATATTCGTCATATGTTAAATGCACTTAAAAAACTGGGTGTAGATTATCAGTTATCTGATGATCGAAGCCGCTGCCGCGTTAATGGTTTAGGTCGTGCCTTTGTTCTCGAACAGGCTGAAGAGCTATTTTTAGGTAACGCAGGAACCGCTATGCGCCCCTTGTGTGCCGCTTTGTGTTTAAGCCAAGGTGAGTTTACCTTAACTGGTGAACCGCGCATGGAAGAGCGTCCCATTGGCGCTTTGGTTGATGCTCTTCGTCAAGTGGGCGCCGATGTTAGCTACTTGAAAAATGAAGGTTATCCACCACTAGTGATTAAGGGAACAGGCTTGCAGGGTGGAAAAGTGGATATTGACGGTTCGGTATCTAGCCAATTTTTAACCGCCTTTTTAATGGCCGCACCTTATGCACAACAGGATGTTGAAATTAGCATTATTGGTGATTTGGTGTCTAAACCGTATATTGATATCACCTTGAAGATGATGGCCGCCTTTGGCGTAGAGGTGGAGAACCATGACTACCAACGCTTTGTGGTGAAAGGCCAGCAAGTTTATCGTGGGGCCGGAGAATTTTTGGTGGAAGGCGATGCTTCTTCGGCTTCTTACTTTCTTGCCGCTGGGGCGATAAAAGGTGGTGAAGTAAAAGTCACCGGTGTGGGTAAAAAATCCATGCAAGGTGATGTGTTATTTGCCGATGTATTGGCGGCGATGGGGGCAGAAATTGAGTGGGGCGATGACTATATTATTGCTCGCAGTGGTGAATTGAACGCGGTGGATATGGATATGAACCATATTCCAGATGCGGCGATGACCATTGCTACCACGGCTTTATTTGCCAAAGGCACAACGGCTATTCGCAATGTTTATAACTGGCGGGTAAAAGAGACCGACCGTTTAGCTGCGATGGCCACTGAACTAAGAAAAGTGGGGGCTACGGTGAATGAGGGACATGACTTCATAGAAGTGACTCCACCGGCTCAGCTTAAACATGCTGCTATCGATACCTATGATGACCACCGTATGGCGATGTGTTTTTCTTTAGTCGCGCTGAGTGATACGCCAGTGACCATTAATGACCCTAAGTGTACTTCAAAAACTTTCCCCGATTATTTTGAGCGCTTGCAACAACTTAGTGAATAA
- the serC gene encoding 3-phosphoserine/phosphohydroxythreonine transaminase, translating into MDKVYNFCAGPAMLPEAVMQQAQAEFCNWQDLGVSVMEVSHRGKEYIAMAAQAEQDLRDLLAIPDNYKVLFCQGGGRGQFAAAPLNLLGDKQSISYITTGQWSKSAVAEGEKHAKAHVFDAITQNEQGQFLVKPSQQWQIDQDAAYLHYCPNETIEGIAIDEIPEIGDMVLVADFSSTILSQPIDVSKFGVIYAGAQKNIGPSGLAIAIVREDLLGKAHPLTPNIFNYEILAGSDSMFNTPPTYSWYLAGLVFKWLKAQGGLSAMAQKNAAKAELLYSFIDGSDFYQNNVAPQNRSKMNVPFQLVNDQLDAAFLEESAAAGLLTLKGHRLVGGMRASIYNAMPIEGVQALVDFMADFAKRNS; encoded by the coding sequence ATGGATAAAGTCTATAATTTTTGTGCGGGTCCGGCGATGCTACCTGAAGCTGTTATGCAACAAGCTCAAGCCGAGTTTTGTAATTGGCAAGATTTAGGTGTGTCGGTGATGGAAGTGAGCCATCGCGGCAAGGAATACATCGCCATGGCGGCGCAAGCCGAGCAAGATTTACGTGATTTATTGGCGATCCCTGATAATTATAAAGTGTTGTTTTGTCAGGGGGGAGGCCGTGGCCAATTTGCCGCAGCACCGCTTAACCTATTAGGCGACAAGCAGTCCATCAGCTATATCACCACCGGTCAGTGGTCTAAAAGCGCGGTAGCCGAAGGTGAGAAACATGCTAAGGCCCATGTATTTGACGCCATCACACAGAACGAGCAAGGCCAGTTTTTGGTGAAACCTAGCCAACAATGGCAAATCGATCAAGATGCGGCCTACTTGCATTACTGCCCTAATGAAACCATTGAAGGTATTGCGATTGATGAGATCCCCGAAATAGGTGACATGGTATTAGTGGCGGACTTTTCATCTACCATTTTATCGCAGCCCATTGATGTGAGTAAGTTTGGGGTGATTTATGCTGGTGCGCAAAAGAACATTGGTCCATCAGGTTTGGCCATTGCTATTGTCCGCGAAGACTTGCTAGGTAAGGCTCACCCCTTAACGCCTAATATCTTTAACTACGAGATATTGGCGGGCAGTGACTCGATGTTTAATACTCCTCCAACTTATTCATGGTATTTGGCTGGGCTGGTATTTAAGTGGCTTAAAGCGCAGGGCGGTTTAAGCGCGATGGCGCAGAAAAATGCCGCTAAGGCAGAGCTGTTGTATTCCTTCATTGATGGCAGTGACTTCTATCAGAACAACGTTGCGCCGCAGAACCGTTCTAAAATGAACGTGCCATTCCAGTTGGTGAATGATCAACTCGATGCCGCCTTCCTTGAAGAGTCGGCCGCTGCAGGTCTACTTACCTTAAAAGGTCATCGTCTAGTGGGCGGGATGCGCGCTAGCATCTATAACGCGATGCCGATTGAAGGGGTGCAAGCTCTGGTTGATTTCATGGCTGATTTTGCCAAGCGTAACAGTTAG
- the gyrA gene encoding DNA topoisomerase (ATP-hydrolyzing) subunit A, with protein MNDLAKEITPVNIEDELKSSYLDYAMSVIVGRALPDVRDGLKPVHRRVLYAMNVLGNDWNKPYKKSARVVGDVIGKYHPHGDSAVYDTIVRMAQPFSLRYMLVDGQGNFGSVDGDSAAAMRYTEIRMDKLAHSLLADLDKETVDFVPNYDDTEQIPEVLPTRIPNLLVNGSSGIAVGMATNIPPHNLNEVINGCLAMVENPDITIDELMEYIPAPDFPTAGIINGRAGVIQAYRTGRGKVSIRAKAEVVTESNGRETIIVHEIPYQVNKARLIEKMAELVKDKKLEGISALRDESDKEGMRIVIELKRDAVGEVVLNNLYSQTQMQVSFGMNMVALDNGQPKVFNLQEMLECFIRHRREVVTRRTVYELRKARDRAHILEGLAIALANIDEIIELIKTSPTPSEAKAALVAKGWDLGAVSAMLERAGDDAARPDWLEAEFGVRDGQYFLTEIQAQAILDLRLHKLTGLEHEKIIGEYKDLLELIAELLYILNNSERLMEVIRDELIEVREQFGDERRTEISANSADISLEDLINEEDVVVTLSHEGYAKYQPLTEYESQRRGGKGKAATKMKDEDFIEKLLVANTHDTVLCFSTVGKVYWMKVYQLPLASRQARGKPIVNLLPLSDDERITAILPVREYQEDKYVLFATANGTVKKTPLTAFKRPLSSGIRAINLHDDDSLIGVDITDGNSEIMLFSDAGKVVRFNEKQRDSETGAVKLDPETGEELLALRPMGRTAAGVRGISLEEGQKVVSLIVPVGDGDILTATENGYGKRTSLAEYPAKSRATKGVVSIKVSERNGLVVGAIQVTEAQEMMLITNGGTLVRTRVNEVSLVGRNTQGVRLIRTAEDEKVVGLQRIEEIEDDELEAIDETASPEGTAQPEAPETGGELDGEQDA; from the coding sequence ATGAACGATCTTGCAAAAGAGATTACGCCGGTCAATATCGAGGATGAGTTAAAAAGCTCATATCTTGATTATGCCATGAGCGTTATTGTTGGGCGTGCCTTGCCAGATGTACGTGATGGTTTAAAACCAGTGCATCGCCGGGTGCTTTACGCAATGAACGTATTAGGTAATGACTGGAATAAACCCTATAAAAAATCTGCCCGTGTGGTAGGTGACGTAATTGGTAAATATCACCCCCATGGTGATAGTGCTGTTTACGATACGATTGTTCGTATGGCGCAGCCGTTTTCGCTGCGTTACATGTTGGTAGATGGTCAGGGTAACTTTGGTTCGGTCGACGGTGACTCTGCCGCGGCGATGCGTTATACCGAAATCCGCATGGATAAATTGGCTCACTCTTTGTTGGCCGATTTAGATAAAGAAACCGTTGATTTCGTCCCTAACTACGATGATACCGAACAAATCCCAGAGGTATTACCGACCCGCATTCCTAACTTGTTGGTGAACGGTTCTTCAGGTATTGCTGTTGGTATGGCAACCAACATTCCACCACATAACTTAAATGAAGTGATCAATGGCTGTTTGGCCATGGTGGAAAATCCAGATATTACTATTGATGAGTTAATGGAATACATTCCCGCACCTGACTTCCCTACTGCGGGTATCATCAATGGTCGCGCCGGAGTGATTCAAGCTTACCGTACTGGTCGCGGTAAGGTTTCTATTCGCGCTAAAGCTGAAGTGGTGACCGAAAGTAATGGTAGAGAAACCATTATCGTTCACGAAATCCCTTATCAAGTGAACAAAGCTCGCCTAATTGAAAAGATGGCCGAGTTAGTAAAAGACAAAAAACTAGAAGGTATTTCTGCACTGCGTGATGAGTCTGATAAAGAAGGCATGCGCATTGTTATCGAACTGAAGCGTGATGCTGTGGGTGAAGTGGTACTAAATAACCTTTATTCGCAAACCCAAATGCAGGTGTCTTTTGGTATGAACATGGTGGCCTTAGATAATGGCCAACCTAAAGTGTTCAACCTGCAAGAAATGCTGGAATGCTTTATTCGCCACCGCCGCGAAGTGGTGACTCGTCGTACTGTTTACGAATTGCGTAAAGCGCGCGATCGTGCCCACATCCTTGAAGGTTTGGCGATCGCCCTAGCCAACATTGATGAAATCATTGAATTAATTAAGACCTCTCCGACTCCTAGTGAAGCTAAGGCTGCCTTGGTAGCTAAAGGTTGGGATTTAGGTGCCGTTTCTGCGATGTTAGAACGCGCCGGTGATGATGCGGCTCGCCCAGATTGGTTAGAAGCCGAATTCGGTGTGCGTGACGGACAGTATTTCTTAACCGAAATTCAAGCGCAGGCCATTCTTGATTTACGCTTACACAAATTAACCGGTTTAGAACACGAAAAAATCATTGGCGAATATAAGGACCTATTGGAACTTATTGCCGAGTTACTGTACATCTTAAATAATTCTGAACGTTTGATGGAAGTGATCCGCGATGAACTCATCGAAGTGCGTGAGCAGTTTGGTGACGAGCGTCGTACCGAAATTTCAGCTAACAGTGCCGATATTTCTCTAGAAGATCTAATCAACGAAGAAGATGTGGTCGTCACCCTATCGCACGAAGGTTACGCTAAGTACCAGCCGCTTACTGAGTACGAATCGCAACGTCGTGGTGGTAAAGGTAAAGCCGCCACCAAGATGAAAGATGAAGACTTCATCGAGAAATTATTGGTGGCCAATACCCATGATACCGTGTTGTGCTTCTCAACCGTGGGTAAAGTTTACTGGATGAAAGTGTATCAATTGCCGCTGGCCAGTCGCCAAGCTCGTGGTAAGCCAATTGTAAACTTATTGCCGCTTAGCGATGATGAGCGTATCACCGCCATCTTACCGGTGCGTGAGTACCAAGAAGATAAGTATGTTTTATTTGCCACCGCTAACGGTACGGTGAAGAAAACACCGCTAACGGCCTTTAAACGTCCATTGTCTAGCGGTATTCGCGCGATTAATCTGCACGATGACGATAGCCTGATTGGAGTGGATATTACCGACGGCAACAGCGAAATCATGTTGTTCTCAGACGCTGGTAAAGTGGTGCGCTTTAATGAGAAGCAACGTGACAGCGAAACCGGTGCGGTGAAGCTTGACCCTGAGACCGGTGAAGAGCTACTGGCATTGCGCCCAATGGGACGAACTGCGGCCGGTGTGCGTGGTATTTCTCTCGAAGAAGGACAAAAAGTCGTATCGCTGATTGTTCCAGTAGGCGATGGCGATATTCTTACCGCCACTGAAAACGGCTACGGTAAACGTACTAGCTTGGCTGAATACCCAGCGAAGAGCCGTGCCACTAAAGGTGTGGTCTCGATTAAGGTGAGCGAGCGTAACGGCCTTGTGGTGGGAGCCATTCAGGTGACTGAAGCACAAGAGATGATGCTGATCACCAACGGTGGAACCTTGGTGCGCACTCGTGTGAATGAAGTCTCACTGGTAGGGCGTAATACTCAAGGGGTAAGGTTAATTCGTACCGCTGAAGATGAAAAAGTGGTCGGGCTACAACGGATTGAAGAAATTGAAGACGATGAGCTCGAAGCTATTGACGAAACTGCTAGCCCAGAGGGTACTGCTCAGCCAGAGGCGCCAGAAACTGGCGGTGAGCTTGATGGTGAGCAAGACGCGTAG
- the ubiG gene encoding bifunctional 2-polyprenyl-6-hydroxyphenol methylase/3-demethylubiquinol 3-O-methyltransferase UbiG: protein MQATTTTQNVDHKEIAHFAGLASRWWDKQGEFKTLHQINPLRLDYIERGANGLFGKNVLDVGCGGGILAESMAQRGATVSAIDMGEEQIQVAKLHALESGAQLSYQQTTAEAHAQQHHQAYDVITCMEMIEHVPDPSSVIAACASMLKPGGKLFVSTINRTAKAYLYMIVAAEKLLKIVPNGTHQHDKFIRPSELLAWADLHGLQSEAISGVQYTPVIEHFRLSRNVDVNYMVQLAKPEA from the coding sequence ATGCAAGCCACAACAACGACGCAAAATGTTGACCATAAAGAAATCGCCCATTTTGCCGGTTTAGCCTCTCGATGGTGGGATAAACAAGGTGAGTTTAAAACCCTGCACCAAATTAATCCCCTACGTTTAGACTATATTGAGCGTGGTGCCAACGGGCTGTTTGGCAAAAACGTACTCGATGTGGGTTGTGGTGGCGGGATCCTCGCAGAGAGCATGGCTCAACGCGGAGCAACAGTCAGCGCCATCGATATGGGCGAAGAGCAAATCCAAGTAGCTAAACTGCACGCCTTGGAAAGCGGTGCGCAATTAAGCTACCAGCAAACCACCGCCGAAGCTCACGCTCAACAACATCACCAAGCTTACGATGTGATTACTTGCATGGAAATGATAGAGCACGTGCCCGACCCCAGCTCGGTTATCGCTGCCTGTGCCAGCATGCTCAAACCCGGTGGAAAGCTGTTTGTATCCACCATCAACCGCACTGCCAAAGCCTACTTATATATGATTGTGGCTGCAGAAAAGCTGCTCAAAATTGTGCCTAATGGTACCCACCAGCACGATAAATTTATTCGCCCCTCAGAACTGCTTGCTTGGGCCGACCTGCATGGGCTACAAAGTGAAGCCATTAGCGGCGTACAATACACGCCAGTGATTGAGCATTTCCGCCTCAGCCGCAATGTTGATGTGAATTACATGGTGCAACTGGCAAAACCGGAGGCCTAA
- a CDS encoding HAD family hydrolase: protein MAKQAAVLFDLDGTLLDTAPDLGAAANYVLAQHQQAPLTLEQARQLSSHGAIGLLKAGFGETWELAQQTQLRQQLLDYYQQHICQGTDFFPGVRQALQWLNQQDIPWGVVTNKPEYLSKLLLAHFIEFEQSGVLIGGDTLVQRKPDPAPMLLACNKLAVQPQHCLYVGDAERDIEAGRNSHMTTMLAGWGYLSENDRPELWQADIECPKSELLTQSIQAWLSEL from the coding sequence ATGGCTAAGCAAGCTGCCGTTCTATTTGATTTAGATGGAACTCTGCTAGATACCGCGCCTGACTTAGGCGCTGCGGCCAATTATGTATTGGCGCAACATCAACAAGCGCCACTTACCCTCGAGCAAGCTCGCCAGCTAAGCTCCCACGGTGCCATTGGCTTATTAAAAGCCGGTTTTGGCGAAACCTGGGAGCTTGCGCAACAAACTCAATTGCGCCAGCAGTTACTTGATTACTACCAACAACATATTTGCCAAGGTACCGACTTCTTCCCCGGCGTGCGCCAAGCACTACAGTGGCTAAACCAACAGGATATTCCATGGGGAGTGGTGACCAATAAACCCGAGTACTTAAGCAAGCTCTTGCTGGCTCATTTTATCGAATTTGAACAATCAGGCGTATTGATTGGTGGTGACACTTTGGTGCAGCGTAAACCCGACCCTGCCCCGATGTTGCTGGCTTGTAACAAGCTGGCGGTACAGCCGCAACATTGTTTATATGTGGGTGATGCCGAGCGCGACATTGAAGCAGGTAGAAACAGTCACATGACCACCATGTTAGCCGGATGGGGCTACTTATCAGAAAATGACCGCCCCGAGCTGTGGCAGGCTGATATAGAGTGTCCGAAAAGCGAACTCTTGACCCAAAGCATTCAAGCTTGGTTGAGTGAATTGTAA